The genomic DNA TTCATAAATGTACATCGGGTTATTTTCCTTTACATTTTCCAAAAACCATCTTTGTTTTTCTTCCAACGTTTCTGGCTCTGTGTCTTTTTTAACTTCATCGCATAATCTCCCTAATTACAAAAACTCATCCACATCATCTGATTTCAACTTAATATAATGCTCCATAATCGTGTGATGTGATTTATGGCCAGACTGCTTCGCGATTGTCGGGATATCGGCGCCTTTTTGATACATTGCCGTAATTTGTGTTTTACGGAACGTGTACGGCGCAAATCCAAGCCAGCTTTGAATCGCTTGGTTATAGCTCACTTCACTAATCTGTCGGCTCGTGTGGTTCCCCCATTTATCAGCTGCACCGACAAAGTAATCTTCCGGCATTAATTCACATGCAGCGATATAATTCTGCACCGCCTGCACGCATTCCAGCGTTAGGCGTTTTTCTTTCATCTCGCCCTGCTTCACCATCATCACCTGGACCGTACGATTTTCTAAATCAAAGTCACTTACTTTGAGGCGCACCATTTCCGACGGCCGATTTGCTGTAATCAGGTTAACTAAACAAATGGCACGCTTGCGAATATCGCTTTTTTTGTGGGTATCGTAACGATCAATGAGACGTAGCACATCACTTTGCTTTTCAGCTCGTTTCCCCCTCATCGGCTTTAAGCGTAGATACTCTTCTTGATCGTATAAGCTACGCAGTAATTTAATGCTCCCTTCCTGCTCTGGGGTCACTTGAAA from Lysinibacillus irui includes the following:
- a CDS encoding tyrosine-type recombinase/integrase, with the translated sequence MEETLFSLQQYKMTKQKDETLQAIRQEKLDRYQSDFNLFQAFCDQHLLAKDFDALELYLHELVTQQQVRLSTFNRRLAGVKYWLTNEYGFQVTPEQEGSIKLLRSLYDQEEYLRLKPMRGKRAEKQSDVLRLIDRYDTHKKSDIRKRAICLVNLITANRPSEMVRLKVSDFDLENRTVQVMMVKQGEMKEKRLTLECVQAVQNYIAACELMPEDYFVGAADKWGNHTSRQISEVSYNQAIQSWLGFAPYTFRKTQITAMYQKGADIPTIAKQSGHKSHHTIMEHYIKLKSDDVDEFL